One Cloacibacillus sp. DNA segment encodes these proteins:
- the rplP gene encoding 50S ribosomal protein L16, whose amino-acid sequence MLSPKRVKYRKPHLTALRGYSKGATEVDFGEFGLQACENGWITARQIEAVRVAISRKMKKGGKIWIRIFPDRPVTEKPLETRMGKGKGNVEYWTAAVKRGRVMFEIAGVPREVAEQAFRTASFKLPIKVKMLTQEGAGE is encoded by the coding sequence ATGCTTTCTCCGAAAAGAGTAAAATACCGTAAGCCGCATCTGACGGCCCTTCGCGGCTACAGCAAAGGCGCTACAGAGGTGGACTTTGGCGAGTTTGGACTTCAGGCCTGCGAGAACGGCTGGATCACGGCGCGCCAGATAGAGGCGGTTCGTGTTGCCATCAGCCGCAAGATGAAAAAGGGCGGAAAGATCTGGATCAGGATATTCCCGGATCGCCCAGTCACAGAAAAGCCTCTTGAAACTCGTATGGGTAAAGGTAAGGGAAACGTGGAATACTGGACCGCAGCAGTAAAGCGCGGACGCGTTATGTTTGAAATTGCCGGAGTGCCGCGTGAAGTTGCCGAACAGGCCTTCCGCACCGCATCGTTCAAACTGCCCATCAAGGTAAAAATGTTAACCCAAGAGGGAGCAGGTGAATAG
- the rpsC gene encoding 30S ribosomal protein S3, which produces MGQKVHPVGYRLGVIYDWESRWYADGKKYAKFLHKDLELRNWIKKRWAQVGVSRVEIERIGNVMRFTVWTARPGVVIGKQGAEIQAVREELQAMTGNRVMINIQEMKNPDVEAQVVAEGVASSLERRISFRRAMKQSIFRAMKSGAKGIKIQCAGRLGGAEIARTEWYLEGQLPLSTLRADIDYGFAEAHTIYGVIGIKVWIYKGEVMERKPIFEAEPVTKERR; this is translated from the coding sequence GTGGGTCAGAAAGTTCACCCGGTAGGTTATAGACTTGGCGTTATCTACGATTGGGAATCCCGCTGGTACGCTGACGGTAAAAAATACGCGAAGTTTCTTCACAAAGACCTTGAGCTCAGAAACTGGATCAAGAAACGCTGGGCCCAGGTTGGCGTGAGCCGTGTGGAGATTGAGCGTATTGGCAACGTTATGCGTTTTACAGTTTGGACCGCCCGGCCTGGTGTCGTAATTGGCAAGCAGGGTGCAGAGATACAGGCGGTTCGTGAGGAACTTCAGGCTATGACCGGCAACCGGGTCATGATAAACATTCAGGAGATGAAGAATCCCGACGTAGAGGCTCAGGTAGTTGCCGAGGGCGTCGCCTCTTCACTTGAGCGCAGAATCAGCTTCCGCCGCGCGATGAAGCAGTCGATCTTCCGCGCGATGAAGTCGGGAGCCAAGGGAATCAAGATCCAGTGCGCCGGACGTCTCGGCGGTGCAGAAATAGCGCGCACGGAGTGGTATCTTGAAGGCCAGCTTCCCCTTTCAACACTGAGAGCCGATATCGATTACGGCTTCGCCGAAGCTCACACGATCTACGGCGTAATCGGCATCAAAGTGTGGATATATAAGGGCGAAGTTATGGAGCGCAAGCCCATATTTGAGGCCGAGCCCGTAACAAAGGAGAGGAGGTAA
- the rpmC gene encoding 50S ribosomal protein L29 yields MDPKELRDLSVSELKDKHKQYKEELFNLRFQNAIGQLSNSGRIKDVKKTIARILTVITEKEMGIDHSGARR; encoded by the coding sequence ATGGATCCCAAGGAACTTCGAGATCTCAGCGTATCTGAGCTTAAAGATAAGCACAAGCAGTATAAGGAAGAGCTGTTCAACCTCCGTTTTCAGAACGCGATCGGACAGTTGAGCAATTCGGGACGCATTAAAGACGTAAAGAAGACTATCGCCCGTATTCTTACCGTCATTACGGAAAAAGAGATGGGTATAGATCACTCAGGAGCAAGGAGGTAA
- the rpsS gene encoding 30S ribosomal protein S19, which yields MARSLKKGPYVDVKLLRRVENMNESGKKVVIKSWARACSITPEMVGHTIAVHNGRIHVPVYISDNMIGHKLGEFAPTRKFGGHAGQERSTKVKR from the coding sequence ATGGCTCGTTCACTAAAAAAAGGACCCTACGTAGACGTTAAACTTCTCCGCAGGGTAGAGAACATGAACGAATCAGGCAAAAAAGTGGTTATCAAGAGCTGGGCCCGCGCCTGCTCGATCACGCCTGAAATGGTCGGACACACGATAGCAGTGCATAACGGCCGTATTCATGTTCCGGTTTACATCAGCGACAATATGATAGGACATAAGCTCGGTGAGTTTGCGCCTACCCGTAAGTTCGGCGGCCACGCCGGCCAGGAACGCTCCACAAAGGTAAAGAGGTAG
- the rpsQ gene encoding 30S ribosomal protein S17 translates to MEERTAHRKVRTGTVVSDKMEKTIVVRVDRMAKHSLYGKPVLRSKKFMAHDETNDCRVGDTVKIGETRPLSARKRWEVLEIVERAPILGVAEEEAE, encoded by the coding sequence ATGGAAGAGCGTACAGCACATCGTAAAGTCCGTACCGGAACAGTGGTTAGCGACAAGATGGAAAAGACCATCGTCGTGCGCGTAGACCGTATGGCAAAGCACTCTCTCTACGGCAAACCTGTTCTCCGTTCAAAGAAATTCATGGCTCATGATGAGACCAACGACTGCCGCGTGGGCGACACCGTCAAGATAGGCGAGACCCGTCCCCTAAGCGCGAGAAAGCGCTGGGAAGTTCTTGAGATAGTTGAGAGAGCTCCTATCCTCGGCGTCGCTGAAGAGGAGGCCGAATAG
- the rplV gene encoding 50S ribosomal protein L22, with product MEVKASAKQIRISANKVRRVLALVRGKNASEALMILKYTPNKPARYAEKVLKSAVANAEHNHGLDMDKLIVKTATADQGAYMKRFRPVSMGRAHAFRHHTCHITMVVCEK from the coding sequence ATGGAAGTAAAAGCATCGGCAAAGCAGATCCGTATTTCTGCAAACAAAGTCCGCAGAGTTCTGGCGCTCGTCAGAGGCAAGAATGCTTCAGAGGCGCTCATGATTCTCAAATATACTCCCAATAAGCCGGCCAGATACGCTGAGAAGGTGCTCAAGAGCGCCGTTGCGAATGCTGAGCACAACCACGGTCTCGATATGGACAAACTCATCGTCAAGACCGCCACGGCTGACCAGGGAGCATACATGAAGCGTTTCCGCCCCGTTTCCATGGGCCGCGCTCATGCTTTCAGACATCACACGTGCCATATCACCATGGTCGTGTGCGAGAAGTAA